From Deinococcus planocerae, a single genomic window includes:
- a CDS encoding DivIVA domain-containing protein produces the protein MNVPIPSSPLPASEPGLSPRDIRYQEFPSRLQGLDRASVRAFLGRVADGLESLLKERQVLQGRLAALETELEERREAEDAIRRAVVAAENMGRDLREAAGREGEALIEQAQARREAIDREAEARAAELTARHRARLSELEDEFRGRRAELEREHHALTLERDRAHAERTVYLERAYSERHADLTARLSAARGEYLQFVAQYRALVHAFAEMSTRHLPNADDPALPAGAPLDLHARAVPLPEEHETAHDSRAEAQPS, from the coding sequence ATGAACGTCCCCATTCCATCCTCGCCCCTCCCCGCGTCCGAGCCCGGCCTGAGTCCCCGTGACATCCGCTACCAGGAGTTCCCCAGCCGCCTCCAGGGCCTCGACCGCGCGAGCGTGCGCGCCTTCCTGGGCCGGGTGGCCGACGGGCTGGAGAGCCTGCTCAAGGAACGCCAGGTCCTGCAAGGCCGCCTCGCCGCGCTGGAGACCGAGCTGGAGGAACGCCGCGAGGCCGAGGACGCCATCCGCCGGGCGGTGGTCGCCGCCGAGAACATGGGGCGCGACCTGCGAGAGGCGGCGGGGCGGGAGGGCGAGGCCTTGATCGAGCAGGCCCAGGCCCGGCGCGAGGCCATCGACCGTGAGGCGGAGGCCCGCGCCGCCGAGCTGACGGCCCGGCACCGCGCCCGCCTGAGCGAGCTGGAAGACGAGTTCCGGGGGCGGCGCGCGGAGTTGGAGCGCGAGCACCACGCCCTCACGCTGGAGCGCGACCGGGCGCACGCCGAGCGCACCGTCTACCTGGAGAGGGCCTACAGCGAGCGCCACGCCGACCTCACCGCCCGCCTGAGCGCCGCCCGGGGCGAGTACCTGCAATTCGTGGCCCAGTACCGCGCCCTCGTCCACGCCTTCGCGGAGATGAGCACCCGCCACCTCCCCAACGCGGACGACCCGGCCCTGCCCGCCGGGGCCCCCCTCGACCTCCACGCCCGCGCCGTCCCCCTCCCCGAGGAGCACGAGACGGCCCACGACTCCCGGGCGGAGGCCCAACCGTCGTAG
- the truD gene encoding tRNA pseudouridine(13) synthase TruD — translation MVATIVSLAFDWSALAALTDTPGTRGRLRARPEDFRVEELPAYPLSGEGEHLYLHLEKTGHTTAHVVRELCAQLGVRDRDVGVAGLKDRHAVTTQWVSVPAKYEERLPAFGMEGVRVLETARHTNKLGLGHLRGNRFVVRVREAPGAADTAADTLALLVARGVPNYFGPQRFGLRGLNAEEGLRVLRGESRLRDPRVRRFLTTSVQSLVFNRFLSLRLERDLFDRLLAGDMAKKHDTGGVFLVEDPHAESPRAERGEVSATGTLFGKKARPLTLDAGELEREALSEFGLTPEVFASRRGDRRLTRVFLEGAELRPGEDGYTVAFTLPRGSFATSVLRELMKTDVDAAAGEPEDGDAEEGE, via the coding sequence ATGGTGGCAACCATCGTGAGTCTCGCTTTCGACTGGTCGGCCCTCGCCGCGCTGACGGACACGCCCGGCACGCGGGGACGGCTGCGGGCTCGACCCGAAGACTTCCGCGTCGAGGAACTGCCCGCCTACCCCCTGTCCGGCGAGGGCGAGCACCTCTACCTCCACCTGGAAAAGACCGGGCACACGACCGCCCACGTGGTGCGCGAACTGTGCGCCCAGCTCGGCGTGCGCGACCGCGACGTGGGGGTGGCGGGGCTCAAGGACCGGCACGCCGTCACGACCCAGTGGGTCAGCGTGCCCGCGAAATATGAGGAGCGGCTGCCCGCCTTCGGGATGGAGGGCGTGCGGGTGCTGGAGACGGCGCGGCACACCAACAAGCTCGGGCTGGGCCACCTGCGCGGCAACCGCTTCGTGGTGCGGGTGCGGGAGGCGCCGGGCGCGGCGGACACGGCGGCGGACACGCTCGCCCTCCTCGTGGCGCGGGGGGTGCCGAACTATTTCGGGCCGCAACGCTTCGGCCTGCGGGGTCTGAACGCGGAGGAGGGCTTGCGGGTGCTGCGCGGCGAGTCGAGGTTGCGCGATCCCCGCGTCCGGCGCTTTCTGACGACGAGCGTGCAGAGCCTCGTCTTCAACCGCTTCCTGAGCCTGCGGCTGGAGCGGGACCTCTTCGACCGGCTGCTCGCGGGCGACATGGCGAAGAAGCACGACACGGGCGGGGTCTTCCTCGTCGAGGACCCGCACGCCGAGTCCCCCCGCGCCGAGCGGGGCGAGGTGAGCGCGACGGGCACCCTCTTCGGGAAGAAGGCCAGACCGCTGACCCTAGACGCGGGCGAGCTGGAACGTGAGGCGCTGTCCGAGTTCGGCCTGACGCCCGAGGTCTTCGCCTCCCGCCGGGGAGACCGCCGCCTGACGCGCGTGTTTCTGGAGGGGGCGGAGCTCCGGCCCGGGGAGGACGGCTACACGGTGGCCTTCACCCTGCCCAGGGGCAGCTTCGCCACGAGCGTCCTGCGCGAGCTGATGAAGACGGACGTGGACGCGGCGGCGGGCGAGCCGGAGGACGGGGACGCGGAGGAGGGGGAGTGA
- a CDS encoding MogA/MoaB family molybdenum cofactor biosynthesis protein produces MTDAPAPHPPPTEHPPTEHHGAAPRSVRAAVLTVSDTRTPETDTSGAYLLSELRAHGHEVTGYRVVPDEADEIRRALGELMQGAVVVISSGGTGITGRDVTIPVVESLLTKPMPGFGELFRMLSYREVGGAAMLSRAVGGLAGGTLLFALPGSLNAVQTAWTGLLRDELGHLAFEVARHGQPGGQPGGGS; encoded by the coding sequence ATGACGGACGCCCCCGCCCCCCACCCGCCGCCCACCGAGCACCCCCCCACCGAGCACCACGGGGCCGCGCCGAGATCCGTGCGGGCCGCCGTGCTCACCGTGAGCGACACGCGCACCCCCGAAACCGACACGAGCGGCGCCTACCTGCTCTCGGAGTTGCGCGCACACGGGCACGAGGTCACAGGCTACCGCGTCGTGCCCGACGAGGCCGACGAGATTCGCCGGGCCCTGGGCGAGCTGATGCAGGGCGCGGTGGTGGTGATCTCCAGCGGCGGCACGGGCATCACCGGGCGGGACGTGACGATTCCGGTCGTGGAGTCGCTGCTCACCAAGCCGATGCCGGGGTTCGGGGAACTTTTCCGGATGCTCTCCTACCGCGAGGTCGGCGGCGCGGCGATGCTCTCGCGGGCGGTGGGGGGGCTGGCGGGGGGCACGCTCCTCTTCGCCCTGCCCGGCAGCCTCAACGCCGTGCAGACCGCCTGGACGGGACTCCTCCGGGACGAACTCGGCCACCTCGCCTTCGAGGTCGCGCGGCACGGCCAGCCGGGGGGGCAGCCCGGAGGGGGGAGCTGA
- a CDS encoding DUF3293 domain-containing protein: protein MIGGDPAQRAAFLATTYGTPGERFRLSEARGPAPSWARERWAVVTAWNPGGRRARNEDNARAGADLLARVTAAGLSPLPALNGEGEWEEEALIVPGATLRQATDWGREFGQAAVLWGMGARVALVWLSPGVPVERFWARL, encoded by the coding sequence GTGATCGGGGGGGACCCGGCACAGCGGGCGGCCTTCCTCGCCACGACGTACGGCACTCCGGGCGAACGCTTCCGGCTCTCGGAGGCACGCGGGCCGGCTCCCTCCTGGGCACGGGAACGCTGGGCCGTCGTCACCGCGTGGAATCCGGGCGGGCGGCGGGCCAGGAACGAGGACAACGCGCGGGCGGGGGCCGACCTGCTGGCCCGGGTCACGGCGGCGGGTCTCTCCCCCCTCCCGGCCCTCAACGGCGAGGGCGAGTGGGAGGAGGAGGCGCTCATCGTCCCCGGCGCGACGTTGCGGCAGGCGACAGATTGGGGCCGCGAGTTCGGGCAGGCGGCGGTGCTGTGGGGGATGGGCGCGCGCGTGGCCCTGGTGTGGCTGAGCCCAGGCGTTCCAGTCGAGCGGTTCTGGGCCAGGCTTTGA